One genomic window of Elusimicrobiota bacterium includes the following:
- a CDS encoding NADH-quinone oxidoreductase subunit C produces the protein MKEDLIINNLKEKFQTDILEASTTSPRRVTVRVTQAILLDVIKFLRDEFKFYHLSTITGLDKGDFEMQYHFANELAVVTVSTMVPRAELKMKSICAIIPGAVLYEREIQDMFGITVENIPDPRPLVMPDDWEEGNYPLRKDWKFERKPEVIPGEKNGD, from the coding sequence TTGAAAGAAGATCTAATAATAAATAATTTAAAAGAAAAATTCCAAACTGACATACTCGAAGCGAGCACCACCTCCCCTAGGCGCGTAACCGTCAGAGTGACGCAGGCTATCCTTCTTGATGTAATAAAATTCTTAAGAGATGAATTTAAATTTTACCACCTTTCAACAATCACTGGTTTAGACAAAGGCGATTTTGAAATGCAGTATCATTTTGCAAATGAACTCGCTGTCGTTACGGTAAGCACAATGGTGCCAAGGGCTGAATTGAAAATGAAAAGCATCTGCGCAATAATCCCGGGCGCAGTTTTATACGAAAGAGAAATCCAGGATATGTTCGGAATCACGGTTGAAAATATTCCTGACCCGCGGCCCCTGGTAATGCCCGACGATTGGGAAGAAGGCAATTACCCGTTGCGTAAAGACTGGAAATTTGAAAGGAAACCAGAAGTAATTCCAGGAGAGAAAAATGGAGATTAA
- a CDS encoding NADH-quinone oxidoreductase subunit B family protein produces MIKKLAKWSRLKSPWILHLNSGACNACDIEIVAALTPRYDLERFGVILKATPRHADVIIASGPVTRQMKERIIRIYEQTPEPKFVVAVGACAMSGCVYRGCYNVIGGIDQVIPVDAYIPGCPPRPDAILDGVVKLLTKLEKKL; encoded by the coding sequence TTGATTAAAAAACTCGCAAAATGGTCCAGGCTGAAATCACCATGGATTCTTCATTTAAACAGCGGCGCCTGCAATGCCTGCGATATTGAAATTGTCGCAGCATTGACTCCCCGTTATGATCTTGAACGTTTCGGCGTGATACTTAAAGCTACGCCGCGCCATGCGGATGTTATTATCGCCTCCGGCCCGGTTACCAGGCAGATGAAGGAAAGAATTATCCGTATTTATGAACAGACGCCCGAACCGAAGTTCGTCGTTGCCGTAGGCGCCTGCGCGATGTCCGGATGCGTTTACCGCGGCTGTTATAATGTTATCGGAGGAATTGACCAGGTTATACCTGTTGATGCATATATTCCCGGTTGCCCGCCGAGGCCTGACGCAATACTTGACGGCGTAGTTAAATTGCTCACTAAACTGGAGAAGAAACTTTGA
- a CDS encoding NADH-quinone oxidoreductase subunit K → MTHITYLNFVVVGVLIFTGLYCLLTMKNLIKLLIGAEIIAKGISLALIAGGFERNNIMIAQGLTITFIVIEVALVAVALAIIINIHKYTKELDIRLLKKLKG, encoded by the coding sequence ATGACCCATATTACATATTTAAACTTTGTTGTTGTTGGAGTTTTGATTTTCACCGGGCTTTATTGCCTGCTGACAATGAAAAACCTGATCAAGCTTTTGATAGGCGCGGAAATTATCGCAAAAGGCATTTCCCTGGCGCTTATTGCAGGCGGTTTTGAAAGAAACAATATAATGATCGCCCAGGGGCTGACAATAACCTTCATCGTAATCGAAGTGGCTCTTGTTGCAGTGGCGTTGGCTATCATCATAAATATACACAAGTACACAAAAGAGCTTGATATAAGATTGTTAAAGAAATTAAAAGGTTAA